GCCGCGGAACTGCTGGCGACCGCCGTCGGGCAACAGCAAACCGAGCACGCAGCGGAACTCGGCGCTGCGCTCCGCCCCGTCGCCGAGCAGCGCCAGCACGCCGGCTGGGCCAATGGTGTCGTGCGCGTAGCGGCTGTAGACGCCGGGGAAGCCGCCCAGCGCGTCGACGAAAAGCCCCGCGTCGTCGATGAGCAGCGCCTCGCCCGCGTGGCGCTGCGCCAGCCACTCGAGCCCGAACTCGACCACCGCCCCGAGCGTCGCCGCCTGCACCTCGGGATACTCCAGCGCGCGCTGCGCGACCGTGTGGCCCGCCGGCTCCAGCGCCGCCGCCAGCTCGCGCAGCTTGCCCGCGTTGGACGTCACCAGCCCCAGCTCCATGCCCCCGTAGCAGCGGCCGGTTTTAGCCGCTGCCCGTGGTCGGCGAGCGGCTCGGGCAGCGAGGGGGAAACGCCGCCGCAGGCTCTTTAACCGGGGCAGCGTCGCGAACGGTGCGCGAGGATCGCATAGCCTGGCCATTGCGTCGGATTGCTAATCCGATGGGCTTGTCCCACGGGGGTTCAAATCCCCCTCCTCGCGCCACATTACTCTCTGACGAGAGTGTCGCGACGAAACGTTGCGATTTCGGGACATAATACCCCAAAGACCGGGGTGTCATAAGGTGGTAGTCGGGCCTGCCGGCGTTCATTCAATCCCATTCTGATGGCTTATATCCGCCTATTTCCCCAGAATCTCCTTCTTCATCTGCTTGAACTCGTCGTCGTCA
This is a stretch of genomic DNA from Candidatus Poseidoniia archaeon. It encodes these proteins:
- the rdgB gene encoding RdgB/HAM1 family non-canonical purine NTP pyrophosphatase, with product MELGLVTSNAGKLRELAAALEPAGHTVAQRALEYPEVQAATLGAVVEFGLEWLAQRHAGEALLIDDAGLFVDALGGFPGVYSRYAHDTIGPAGVLALLGDGAERSAEFRCVLGLLLPDGGRQQFRGSCRGRIAREPRGDGGFGYDPVFIPAGDERTFAELPLAEKNAVSHRGRALAALAVYLGDSG